The Cryptococcus neoformans var. neoformans B-3501A chromosome 7, whole genome shotgun sequence genome window below encodes:
- a CDS encoding hypothetical protein (HMMPfam hit to Zip, ZIP Zinc transporter, score: 138.9, E(): 1.2e-38) — MTFSFLEKGALQHILIALAWLAIARADSIDAIADSADSSCASGDVAGHYDLGLHIASVFVLLVASGLGVFLPVILGEKGSRSVWFGNTFFVLKYFGTGIIISLAFCHLLQESFKTFSNECIGELAYEPTAPAIAMGSMFVIWLIDFFGSRRLANRKALSSLDVHQSCEPCEPSSPDTKSPVADLCCDSGLKSVAETSDRANRRAHWDVQLLEGGIVFHSIMIGVSLGAQTDGFSATFAALIFHQLFEGLGLGARISLLIWPSGITSSVKKHLLCLAYTLTTPVGIAIGIGVHQSFNENGEAELLAIGVLNSVSAGILLYSGLCQLLYSEWVVGDMRDASNMRVAVALIALVSGLFGMSLIGKWT; from the exons ATGACGTTCTCATTCTTAGAAAAAGGAGCTCTTCAACACATCCTTATAGCCCTCGCTTGGCTTGCGATCGCTCGAGCTGATTCCATCGATGCGATCGCTGATAGTGCCGACTCGTCGTGCGCATCTGGAGATGTCGCAGGCCATTACGACTTGGGTTTACACATCGCCAGTGTTTTCGTCTTACTGGTTGCGTCGGGTCTGGGAGTCTTCTTACCCGTGATCCTTGGAGAAAAGGGGTCTCGCAGTGTTTGGTTTGGGAATACTTTTTTTGTTTTAAAATACTTTGGGACTGGAATTATCATTAGTCTAGC GTTTTGCCATCTGTTACAGGAATCTTTCAAAACATTTTCCAA TGAATGCATTGGGGAGCTTGCATATGAGCCCACCGCGCCAGCTATCGCAATGGGTTCAATGTTTGTCATCTGGCTTATCGACTTTTTCGGGTCCCGCCGG TTAGCAAACAGAAAAGCTTTGTCGTCCTTGGATGTCCACCAATCGTGTGAGCCATGCGAACCCAGCTCTCCTGACACGAAATCGCCCGTCGCCGACTTATGTTGCGATTCTGGTCTGAAATCCGTTGCCGAAACATCTGATAGAGCAAACCGGAGGGCACATTGGGACGTGCAATTACTTGAAGGAGGTATCGTGTTCCATTCGATTATGAT CGGAGTTTCTCTCGGCGCCCAAACAGACGGGTTCAGCGCTACTTTTGCAG CTCTGATCTTTCATCAGCTATTCGAAGGTCTGGGTCTCGGTGCTCGGATTAGTCTGCTCATCTGGCCCTCGGGGATAACATCGTCCGTCAAAAAACATTTGCTATGTCTAGCATATACTCTGACCACTCCTGTTGGGATTGCTATC GGAATTGGAGTTCATCAATCGTTCaatgagaatggagaggCTGAACTTCTGGCAATCGGCGTTCTCAATTCTGTATCCGCTGGGATTTTGCTCTACA GCGGCCTTTGTCAGCTTCTCTATTCCGAATGGGTAGTAGGCGATATGCGCGACGCTTCTAACATGAGAGTGGCGGTGGCACTTATCGCTTTGGTCTCCGGGTTGTTTGGAATGTCCCTGATTGGTAAATGGACATGA
- a CDS encoding hypothetical protein (HMMPfam hit to NUDIX, NUDIX domain, score: 79.0, E(): 1.2e-20), whose amino-acid sequence MIKTACDSKSSIVGRIVNNILRQLSVKTPVTLSATRPLSKDPAIDQYSSFRRPSQYTAYMGDNIVNFYSGQPALNRVSFQRHISEKVNAHLQNPDTRFYLFKNFQPLVKKGDIGTPLYLQRKDVDHIVKDGFGIAPSNISPQAAKLYEATRLPPLAPLIFLGIDDRCDPTTNASPAVDHLNPQGTAYFAVDVTDIPLDEEKIGGEWGEARASGGAMEGWDAGVFAQARALVDWNGRNKFCPACGSSTYSLWAGWKRGCTSALSPTDGKECFSTKGLHNFAYPRTDPVIIMGILDSSGEKMLLGRQKSWPKGMYSCLAGFIEPGESFEDAVRREVLEEAGIEVGPVRYSSSQPWPFPANLMVGCFGRAKDGQIIRMDLDNELEDAQWFPRSAIAAIISHPDGSSYTPAELKKLEDKSASSQTTAAALAPAERKPGDVSSSSGHEMGVTRLPPATAIAGVLIREWAKGGLDLVSKL is encoded by the exons ATGATCAAGACTGCTT GTGACTCGAAGTCATCCATTGTTGGTAGAATTGTCAACAATATTCTTCGGCAATTGTCTGTCAAAACACCGGTTACGCTTTCTGCAACAAGACCACTCTCAAAAGATCCTGCAATCGACCAATACTCCTCATTTCGTCGCCCGTCTCAATACACCGCATACATGGGAGATAACATAGTCAA TTTCTACTCAGGGCAGCCAGCTCTGAACCGCGTGTCCTTTCAACGACATATTTCTGAGAAGGTCAACGCCCATCTACAGAATCCGGATACTAGGTTCTACCTCTTCAA AAATTTCCAACCTCTTGTCAAAAAGGGGGATATTGGGACTCCACTTTATCTGCAGCGCAAGGATGTAGATCATATTGTGAAAGACGGGTTTGGCATCGC GCCTTCGAACATTTCTCCACAAGCCGCAAAGCTTTACGAGGCCACTCGACTCCCTCCCCTTGCCcccttgatcttcttgggTATAGATGACCGTTGTGACCCGACGACCAACGCTTCGCCAGCGGTCGACCATCTGAACCCCCAAGGCACTGCCTACTTTGCGGTAGATGTCACTGATATACccttggatgaagaaaagatcggCGGCGAATGGGGCGAGGCCAGAGCTAGCGGTGGCGCaatggaaggatgggatgCAGGAGTGTTTGCGCAAGCGAGAGCATTAGTGGATTGGAATGGGCGCAACAAA TTCTGTCCCGCATGTGGCTCTTCTACCTATTCTTTGTGGGCAGGGTGGAAAAGAGGCTGCACATCAGCTCTTAGCCCTACTGACGGAAAGGAATGTTTTTCCACCAAGGGGCTGCATAACTTTGCGTATCCGCGAACGGATCCCGTCATTATTATGGGCATTTTGGATTCCAGCGGTGAAAAAATGTTGCTGGGCAGACAAAAATCATGGCCAAAAG GAATGTACTCGTGTTTAGCCGGTTTCATCGAACCTGGAGAGTCGTTTGAGGACGCTGTGCGAAGAGAAGTCCTAGAAGAGGCAGGCATTGAAGTCGGACCTGTTAGATA CTCCTCAAGTCAGCCTTGGCCGTTCCCCGCCAACCTCATGGTCGGCTGTTTTGGTCGTGCAAAGGATGGTCAGATTATCAGGATGGATCTCGATAACGAGCTGGAGG ACGCACAATGGTTTCCCCGTTCTGCAATCGCAGCCATCATTTCCCACCCAGATGGTAGCTCTTACACCCCCGCAGAGCTGAAGAAACTCGAAGACAAAAGCGCATCTAGTCAAACCACTGCTGCAGCGCTTGCGCCCGCCGAAAGGAAACCTGGAGATGTTTCAAGTTCTTCCGGTCATGAGATGGGAGTTACGAGGCTACCACCTGCAACGGCCATCGCCGGAGTTTTGATTCGCGAATGGGCCAAGGGTGGCTTAGACCTGGTCAGCAAGCTTTAA
- a CDS encoding hypothetical protein (Match to EST gb|CF193911.1|CF193911; HMMPfam hit to NifU, NifU-like domain, score: 128.1, E(): 2e-35) translates to MSLATPAIIRRLAVSSRTAAPLLRAVSSNVTRTFASSSRQQLVASAPRSVGFRSTAVSGLRRKTSLLHMSPIIRQQRRTMFIQTETTPNEASLKFIPGVQVTNGAAHEFLDLRSALQSPLATRLLTIDGITGVFFGPDFVTCSKDDSYSWSILKPEVFAVLMEHFSSGASLFKEGSGESQAEDTRILDTDSEIVGMIKELLETRVRPAIMEDGGDIEYRGFDEDTGLVKLKLKGSCRGCSSSSVTLKNGIERMLTHYVPEVQSVEQVLDEEELIALDEFAKLEARLEKEQGGDKAGKSGKGDMSSYLSV, encoded by the exons ATGTCTCTAGCGACTCCAGCCATCATCCGCCGTCTCGCGGTATCCTCTCGCACGGCTGCTCCTCTTTTGCGAGCAGTTAGCTCCAATGTTACCCGAACATTCGCCAGTAGTTCTCGTCAGCAGTTGGTCGCTTCAGCACCTCGTTCTGTCGGTTTTAGAAGTACAGCAGTATCTGGATTACGGCGCAAGACTTCTCTTCTGCATATGAGTCCTATTATTCGTCAACAGC GTCGTACTATGTTCATCCAGACAGAGACGACGCCCAATGAAGCATCTCTCAAATTTATTCCTGGTGTGCAAGTCACGAATGGTGCGGCTCACGAGTTTCTCGATCTTCGTTCCGCCCTTCAGTCCCCCCTCGCCACTCGTCTTCTCACCATTGACGGTATCACCGGCGTTTTCTTTGGTCCTGACTTCGTCACATGCTCCAAGGATGATTCATATTCATGGTCCATCCTTAAACCAGAAGTTTTCGCTGTTTTAATGGAGCATTTTTCTTCAGGTGCTTCATTGTTCAAAGAAGGTTCTGGAGAGTCACAAGCTGAAGACACTCGTATTCTGGACACTGATTCGGAAATCGTGGGAATGATCAAGGAGCTTTTGGAAACTCGAGTACGACCAGCCATAATGGAGGATGGCGGTGATATCGAGTATCGGGGCTTCGACGAAGACACTGGCCTAGTCAAGCTGAAGCTGAAGGGGAGTTGCCGAGGGTGCAGCTCAAGCAGTGTGACGTTGAAGAATGGCATTGAGAGGATGTTAACGCACTACGTTCCTGAGGTCCAATCGGTCGAGCAG GTtttggatgaggaagaactTATCGCTTTGGATGAGTTTGCCAAGCTCGAGGCAAGGCTAGAGAAGGAGCAAGGTGGTGACAAGGCAGGGAAGTctgggaagggaga TATGAGCTCTTATTTATCTGTTTAG
- a CDS encoding hypothetical protein (HMMPfam hit to Zip, ZIP Zinc transporter, score: 135.4, E(): 1.2e-37): MTCRSVLVYCVALAVVGLVRGQTATEEEHDHDHDHESEEAVETDDAATGLHAGHTHAHSSSDCGVTELQDYNLSLHIAAVFVMLVASAIGVFLPVILGKLGSRNKLFGSVFFVLKYFGSGIIISLAFVHLLIHAFFNLTSPCVGNLEYESAAPAIAMATVIVVWLVDFFGSRYIARQNSKLRECDRNISAAPGFSPDPTEERKKDDISTPMTELACCGPNNLEITNFDGAAKIAHWNVQLLEYGVIFHSVMIGVSLGAMGTGFSTTFAALVFHQLFEGLGLGARIAMLVWPSGISSTIKKWSMCLAYALTTSVGIAIGIGVHASVNMNGRAILLSTGILDSISAGILLYSGLCQLLYREWVVGEMRDASTSKIIVALVSLFLGLFAMSFIGKWI, translated from the exons ATGACTTGCAGGTCAGTCCTCGTCTACTGCGTTGCCCTCGCAGTCGTTGGGCTCGTTCGCGGTCAAACAGCaacggaagaggagcatgatcatgatcatgaccACGAAAGCGAGGAGGCAGTAGAGACAGATGATGCTGCTACCGGCCTCCATGCTGGGCATACTCATGCTCATAGTAGCTCAGACTGCGGGGTAACAGAGCTTCAAGACTATAACCTTTCACTCCATATCGCTGCCGTTTTTGTTATGCTGGTGGCGTCTGCTATAGGTGTTTTTCTTCCAGTCATATTGGGCAAACTCGGCTCCAGAAACAAGTTATTCGGATCGGTTTTTTTCGTTCTCAAATACTTCGGATCTGGGATTATTATTAGTTTGGC TTTTGTTCATTTATTGATCcatgccttcttcaatctcacAAG CCCATGCGTGGGAAATCTGGAGTATGAGTCTGCTGCCCCCGCGATCGCAATGGCAACTGTTATAGTAGTTTGGCTTGTCGACTTTTTCGGCTCTCGCTAT ATCGCACGTCAGAATTCAAAGTTACGAGAGTGTGATCGAAACATCAGCGCTGCTCCTGGCTTTTCGCCCGACCCCacggaggagaggaaaaaagatgaTATATCAACCCCAATGACAGAGCTAGCTTGCTGTGGTCCCAACAATTTGGAAATAACTAACTTTGACGGTGCTGCTAAGATCGCGCATTGGAATGTACAACTCTTGGAATATGGTGTTATCTTTCACTCTGTTATGATCGGCGTGTCGCTTGGAGCCATGGGCACTGGATTTAGCACCACTTTTGCTG CTCTGGTTTTCCACCAGCTTTTTGAAGGTCTTGGTCTAGGCGCTAGGATCGCCATGCTCGTCTGGCCATCTGGCATCTCTTCAACCATCAAAAAATGGTCCATGTGCCTTGCGTATGCTTTGACAACATCAGTTGGGATTGCCATT GGCATCGGAGTCCATGCCTCAGTCAACATGAATGGTAGAGCGATCCTTCTGTCTACCGGTATCCTCGATTCAATATCCGCTGGTATCCTTCTATACA GTGGTCTTTGTCAATTGCTTTATCGTGAATGGGTGGTCGGCGAGATGCGCGATGCCTCCACAAGCAAGATCATTGTGGCCCTTGTATCACTGTTTCTCGGTCTGTTTGCCATGTCATTCATTGGCAAGTGGATTTGA